In Zingiber officinale cultivar Zhangliang chromosome 8B, Zo_v1.1, whole genome shotgun sequence, a single genomic region encodes these proteins:
- the LOC122013421 gene encoding endochitinase EP3-like, with translation MALPESNQMAPLLVVCLLFAGIAAAAAQNGGSVAGIVTQSFFDGIINQASSSCAGRGFYTRSAFLTAAGNYPQFGSTGSAADSRREIAAFFAHVTHETGHFCYIEEINGASQNYCDTSRTDWPCVSGRNYYGRGPLQLTWNYNYGPAGRAIGFDGLRAPETVANDAVISFRTALWFWMNNCHSPITSGQGFGATIRAINGDLECNGRNPTTVNARVGYYTDYCRQLGVDPGNNLTC, from the exons ATGGCTCTCCCCGAATCTAACCAGATGGCGCCGCTGCTGGTCGTGTGCCTCCTTTTCGCCGGAATAGCGGCCGCCGCGGCGCAAAACGGCGGCTCCGTTGCCGGCATCGTAACACAGAGCTTCTTCGACGGCATCATCAACCAAGCCTCCAGCAGCTGCGCCGGCAGGGGGTTCTACACCCGCAGCGCTTTCCTGACTGCAGCCGGCAACTACCCCCAGTTCGGCAGCACCGGTTCGGCCGCCGACTCCAGGCGCGAGATCGCCGCTTTCTTCGCCCACGTCACGCACGAGACTGGAC ATTTCTGCTACATCGAAGAGATCAACGGCGCATCGCAAAACTACTGCGACACGAGCCGCACTGATTGGCCGTGCGTCTCCGGCCGCAACTACTACGGCCGCGGGCCCCTCCAACTGACCTGGAACTACAACTACGGCCCGGCCGGCCGGGCCATCGGCTTCGACGGCCTCCGCGCGCCGGAGACAGTGGCCAACGACGCCGTCATCTCCTTCAGGACCGCTCTCTGGTTCTGGATGAACAACTGCCACTCCCCCATCACCTCCGGCCAAGGGTTCGGCGCCACCATCCGCGCGATCAACGGCGACCTGGAGTGCAACGGCCGTAACCCGACGACAGTCAACGCTCGTGTCGGCTATTACACGGATTACTGCCGTCAGCTCGGCGTTGACCCCGGCAATAATCTCACTTGCTGA